The sequence below is a genomic window from Campylobacter ornithocola.
AATCACTATGCTCAATATTCGCATTTGTATGTATAATAACAGCTTTTTTTAAAGCAAGATTTAACACCTTTTCTTTTTCTAAAGGTTTTAAGGTTTGAAAATTGACTAAATAATATAAAGAATTATCCTTAAAAATCTTATCTAAATTTTGTTGGTGCGAAAGATCTATGTAGATATTTGCGATATTGTGTTCATTAGTATAATTAAATACAAAATGATCTGCAAAAATTTGATTGTTGGTTTTTAAAATCAAAGGCAGTTTGAATTTTTTATAATCAAAATTTGGTAATTTTGCTGTTTCAAATTTATGTTTTAAGTAAGATCGATAAGTATGATTTAAAATATTTATTTTTTTAAATTCTTGAAAATGCTTGATTTTGCGCATTAATTCTTCTATCATGAAAGGCTTTTGTATGTAGTCACTTGCACCAGCTTTTAATGGTGCTAAAACAGTATCTGAGCTTATGTAAGATATAAGCAAAATAATGATTTTATGCTTAAAAATTTCTATAATATGTTCAAAATTAGCCATACTAGTAGAAAGTAAAATAATCTCATAATCATGATGAGCAAGTTCATTAACATTTGCGATAATATCACAATCATAACCTATAGAATTAAGCTTTGAACCTATACTTTGGGCTAAATAAAATTCATTTTCTACTATTAAAACTTTCATAATTTCATCCAATCAAAATATTTTAAATTTACACTTGCTAAAACCGCAATCCCTTCTTTTCTTCCTACAAATCCTAGGTGTTCTGTGGTGGTAGCTTTGATATTGATTTTATTAGGCGTAGTTTTTAATGTTTTAGCGATATTAAAAGTAATAGCTTCTTTAAAATCTTTCATCTTAGGTGTTTGAGCTATGATGGTAATATCAGCATTTACAAGCTCAAAACCATAATTTTGCACTAAAGTATAAGCGCTTT
It includes:
- a CDS encoding response regulator transcription factor translates to MKVLIVENEFYLAQSIGSKLNSIGYDCDIIANVNELAHHDYEIILLSTSMANFEHIIEIFKHKIIILLISYISSDTVLAPLKAGASDYIQKPFMIEELMRKIKHFQEFKKINILNHTYRSYLKHKFETAKLPNFDYKKFKLPLILKTNNQIFADHFVFNYTNEHNIANIYIDLSHQQNLDKIFKDNSLYYLVNFQTLKPLEKEKVLNLALKKAVIIHTNANIEHSDFQILELGEDEKSFESNGILTIDDYVKHIIISYQNIFPDTDLSKKLGISRKSLWEKRKKYGITKKK